A window of the Desulfobacula toluolica Tol2 genome harbors these coding sequences:
- a CDS encoding LolA family protein, which translates to MKFNIIILLIIFLIPTSQLFAADAQIDNFLSEVEQNMSQVNTVHAMFVQKKEMAMFDIPIIIKGEFYIQNPDKFAWIVTDPIEYTLILSKYKVKKWDKSNGTQEMSLKDNPMFKAMIEQITFWFSGSYSSCKNDYDIKVIQKNPGILDFAPKKHNPASEMLTNITLTFQNDKRYISNIKLLEKNDDITELFFNDVILNSKIDKSVWETN; encoded by the coding sequence ATGAAATTTAACATTATAATATTACTAATAATCTTTTTAATTCCTACCAGTCAACTTTTTGCTGCAGATGCTCAGATTGATAATTTTTTATCGGAAGTAGAACAAAACATGAGCCAGGTTAATACAGTTCATGCCATGTTTGTTCAGAAAAAAGAAATGGCTATGTTTGACATACCTATTATAATCAAAGGTGAGTTCTATATTCAAAACCCTGATAAGTTTGCCTGGATTGTGACTGATCCGATTGAATACACACTGATTTTAAGCAAATACAAGGTTAAAAAATGGGACAAATCAAACGGAACACAAGAGATGTCACTAAAAGATAATCCAATGTTCAAAGCAATGATTGAACAGATTACTTTCTGGTTCTCAGGATCATATTCATCGTGTAAAAATGATTATGATATCAAAGTTATTCAAAAAAACCCAGGTATCTTAGACTTTGCGCCAAAGAAACATAATCCTGCTTCAGAAATGCTCACTAATATCACTCTTACTTTTCAAAATGATAAAAGATATATCTCAAATATCAAACTTTTGGAAAAAAATGATGATATTACCGAACTCTTTTTTAATGATGTAATCTTAAACTCAAAAATTGACAAGTCAGTTTGGGAAACAAATTAA